The window TAACCGCGTATGCCTTTTAACCTGAAAATTCCAGTTGTATGTTAATGAGGTTGCACACGCTCCAACCCAGATCACGAGACTATTGCTCACCGCACACGTGAGGCTTCCCTGGCCTAAAACACAGGCGCGgggctcctgctctgctctgtgcctgcgTGCACCTTCCTGCAGGCGCTGAGGGAGGAGGCCCCAGCacggtgctggcagcagggccaCGGCTCTCCTGGGGTTTAAATGTCGTAGCTTGTGCCTTCATAATACGTGCCCTGGGGAGAGCTCTGGAGTGTGTTCCTCAGCTAACCGTTGTGGAAGTTCTCTAGAAAGCCAGGGCGGGTTATAGCTCTGCTCAGTGGCCGAAGGTACAAAGGTAACGCCTGCTATTTTGCTGTGTTGTCCCACAgcgtcagaggtggatgttggtggtatggcagtagaggtagAACCTgcccaccaatatcccattccatgttgttgccgcgggacagatggcagcagaggggcagtctgacagaatggcgtctgtCATGGGAGTATGTGTGGAGCAAAggggtgtcactgaattcctccatggggaaaaagaaatgatgccCGTGGACATCATTTGTGCCAAAAATGAGCCATGGACGTGGactgctgaatgtttctggagaccaaacagtggatgtgagcgcagTGAAAGATGGAGTGCGTGGGCAACGTTTTCCTAGCAACTATGCCAGCATAGCAGCTGTAAAACGGTGGGTCAGATTTTTACGAGCaaggcatgcaggctcttgttcactgctggcgAATGTGCATAGCTAATGGCAGCgactatgttgaaaagcagcttttgtagctgagagtttgctctatcaattagtgttattgtgctctttgtatttgtcgtagcttccatggaaataaataggaggcattacttccagagcgACCTACGTAGCCTGGTTTGGCCAGGTGAAGCCACGCGATGACCCagctcagcaagcagcagcactgctggtcaGCAGAGGGCACAGGGGAGGGCACCAGGTCCGCTTAGCACAAACCTTTTTTACATCACGGTGACTGAATTAgtgtcttctgctgctttctgaagacTTGGCACCGCCCCCAACAGCCGCCAGCCAACGGCCACTGCAACAAGCCAAGCTATGCGGGCAGGGCGCCTTCGGCCAGCCGTTCGTCTCGAGCGACGGAAAACCGCCTCTCGCGCTGGCTCGTTGGTCTAGGGGTATGATTCTCGCTTAGGGTGCGAGAGGTCCCGGGTTCAAATCCCGGACGAgcccaagtttttttttcttcttcttttttttcgTTTATCTTCGCCTCCTTGCCGTCCCACCCCCACCTACGCGTGCATCGCACAGCGGCCGCCACCGCGCAAAACAGAGGGACGAGCGACGCGCTGCTGCGTTCTAAGAGCAGGATTAGCGTGAGAAAATGGCGAGGAAAAGGACCCCTTCTTCCCCTTGCCATCCCTCCACACCCCCCCCGCGAGCCCGGTTCCCTTGCACCGCCCCTTCGATCCCCAAGGCCTCCCCTCACCGCCGGCATCTCCCCCGTCCGCATCCCTCTGAGCCCCGCAAACTCTCTCCGCTCTATCAATCCGCCGCGGGACGGCCAAGACGACAAAAACGCTCCGAAGCGCCACACGGCGGCAAAAACAGGAGGAGTTGTCCCCTCCGTTTACCGAGGGCTCGTCCGGGATTTGAACCCGGGACCTCTCGCACCCGAAGCGAGAATCATACCCCTAGACCAACGAGCCGCTCTCTGTTAGGTTTTCCCCAGCTGAATACTTGACTCatgtcctcctcctcccgcctTCAACCATGTCCTATGCTAGCGCTCTCGTCCCCTGTCCCCGTTCTCCCTTCAGAGTGCCTCTGATTCCACCCGCCCTTTGCCCACGCCGCTTCTCCGCCGAGCTGCGGCACCTGCTACGGCTTCTACTCCCTCACAGTGAACCTGGCCGAGCTGAGGGCTTGAAGCCGGGCGAGCTCATTCTCAGCGAAGGGAGGGAGCTCCTCCCCCCAGATAGCCGTGGTTTAACCCTGCCGGCAGCTGCCAGGGTGTTGGTATCTCCTCCCGCGGGCGGGCAGAGTGGCTGACTGAATGACCGACAGGCGGGGCTTTCCTCTGTCACCACCTGCTCCTGTTTGCCTATTCTCGTCCTTACCTTTGCTTTTGTACGCGCTTGCCTCCGTGATCTGCCAGACCTCTGTGGGTGCGAGGGGCTCCGCTCAGCGTACAGCCCCAAGCCTACATTTATCTCATCCAAACGCTCTGAGCCTACCCCAGGGGGACGGAAGACAACACCGCCATTTGTGGGCCCAAGCTGGCGTGTCCTGGCAGCACGGACACGGCTACGTACCTACCTGCAGTCTGCTTTTGCAGTGCTGTAGTACTGGCCAAAGAGTTTCTTCCAGAATTGCTCTCGCTCGGCCTGTAGAAGGGGTGAGCGTGAGGTTTGTGGTGCGGCCTGCGCTCATGTTGCCCTCTACTTCAGGCTCCTACGTTGACCCGTGAGGAAACGCACAcgttttgttttggttttattccaccgtttatttcttctgtttctccctCAGATTTCCACTCCCTTGCTCGGGACACACATGCTCATTCTCTAAACAGGCACACATGAATTGATATATACAGTCAGGCACAGTCACTCACAGGTGGGACGCTGCTGAGAGAGGAAACAGGATGTGAACAGTGAACAGAATGATTGCAGCCTGCCCTGGAATACAAGCTTTTACAAACACCTTAAAGTAGGTCCAAAGGCCACAATACTCTGCAACATGGCTCAAGAGGATGAGGGGGTCACGTTTGCCAACAAGCCTGTTCTGTGTACCAGGGCTAACGCGGCTGGCTCTTGACAGATAACCCCTCAGTGCTCACActtgaggaaaagaaaggcaggGCATAGAggcatttcttcctttgtgaTTTTAGAGTTGGTGAACAGAAAGGGGCCATCCCTTCAAGCCCTGGGTTTTGTAACTGTGCTATGCTTCAGAGCCAGAgcccagtacaggaaggatgtgggcTGTGTTGTGTTAAATCCTTGTGCCTGCCCGTAGGACAGGGACAGCATGaacctctgactctgctcagCTTAATATTTCCCAGGAGGAGCTTTGTGACGGACAGAGAGGAGCTGCCTGGCTCTGCCTTTGGTCTCTGTAGCTGTGTCCATGTTGCTGAACCCCAGGTGGCTGCCGCAGATGCAAGCActggcactgcactgctcaTGGCACTGACAGCCACCTCATGGTCCAGCTCAGCTTTGGGCAGCCCTGCCCGGCTGttcccagggcagcctgctgcagaggggctgcacCTAAGCAGACATGAGCCCAATGGCCCtgagccacagcagcattttattcAGTAATACGATCACAGCTTCAAGCACTACTGACAGGAAACCAGTCAGGTACGGGCCTGTTTCCTTTCCCTGCGTAACTTATTTCATGTTCTCTAGATGTAAAAGCTTTTTTAACTGAACAAATGTTAGTCCCATATCTTAGCTATTACAACAAGAGTGAGTAGAAATCTAGTAAAATGCCAATCCTACATACTTCCAAGGGACTGGCTATCTGTCCTGCACCAAATCATATGCAGTCAGGCCAAATGATTTGAAATGACTCAGCCACCTAAGACCTCCTCTTTGACTCACAGAAGATTAACAGGCAGTTTCTAGTAAGTCGGGATGCTTTCCGTCAGAGGTGTCACTGCGTAGTTTCAAAAGAGAATCAAAAAGCAGAGGCTGGAAGTTAAAAGGACTGATGGACAGGTGGCCCTTCTAAATCAGGACTGGGCCACAGTGTTGGGTAGGAGAACTTGCCGTGTTGACCTTCACAGCACATCTTTTCTGTGCCTCATGTCTGTTCGTTGTTACTTTCCACCAGCACTAAAATCACTCCAGAGTTGAAGTACACAAAAAGTGCCCACCAACCATGACTGGATGTTTCACAGATCAGCCAGCTCAGCCCCCACTTCAAAGGCATTTTATGCTTTATGAACAATTTCCTAAGAGATTTTTCCATATTCAGGATTCACATTGTCTGCATTAACATATATGGAGAAAatacactctttttttttttttctttccctactattaaaacattatttactGTAATTTGAAAACCCGAGATATTTCAAAAGAAGCTACTGAAAAGGCACCATAGACATATGTATGTAACTGATGAACTTCACCTAAGACCAATGCAGGGGAGAATAAAATGACATTCTGGAGCTCAGCAGGAATAAGGAACAGAGGGCCCAGGAGTGGTGGGTGGCTGCCAGGTCCAGGACAGCACGTAGCAAGCAGGTCTCTCAGTCTCCAGTTACCACCTTGGGATGTCAGCCAACACCTCAGGTTTGTACTCCCAAGTGATTGTAAGGCAGTCTCTTGTTCTGACTGTCACAAAATATGATGGTGCAAAGCAGAGAGCCGGGGAGCAGCCACTCAGCTCTGGGATCAGTCTGGACCTCGGGGGATATCTGTactctgctcctctcctgccaCTGAAGGTTTTCCAGTAGCTTCCACCTTGATTAAGTTAGATGGCTCCTATTCACACATCATCTCCTGTGTCCTGGGTGGGTACGTcctttggagaaggaaaaagtaagaaaatggtgaaaaataATGATAGGTCTAAGTAAATACATGAGGAATCTGTGACTTGGGGTACTTTGGTGGTTTCCATGCTAGACTGCCTCTTTCAGTCGGTCCTTGCCCAAGCAAGGATACATTTGAAaagaggacaggctgaggggaaAGGAGATGTTTCCTCACATCTCTGTGGCTACGTAGTCAGTGGCTGGAGAACAAGGAAGAAGCTATATGGAACAAGCTCTGCTTTGGTCAGTGGAAATACTCTTCTATTTCAAGTGGTGGAGGCTCACAGAGGCTGCTTGCAGGGCTGATCATGAAACTGATATGAGTGTATACACTATTTTTGTTGGCATAGCTAACAGGCTAACAAGGTATATATCTATAAATAccatgtatgtatatgtatgcatgtatcTATACAATGTGTGCACacaacaataaatatatatatatgtagggAGGTATGCAGAAATAGTACATACAAGGTAGAGTTAGTATATGCATGGTTTCTACTTGcaaactgctttcaaaacagCAGTTAGGTAGCGTGCCTGGCATCAAAGAGCCTCTTCCATTGTACTGCAGCCAGAATTGTTTGTTCTGTCTTGGCCTCTTTTATCCCTTCTTTCTGTAGCACCAGCCTGGAGGACCGGTTGTTTTAAATGTGCTGCTTGAAGACTCTGCAGAGCTTTGATACTCTTGAGGTGTGGGAAGCAGCATAAACATTGGCATGTTCTGCCACACTTGGCATTTTTATTAGTAAGCAAAATCTTCTGGTATTTTAGGAGCTATTCTCATTCTGACAATACTTACCTAATGTGCATCACGGCTACTCTGTGCCCTGGTCCTGCACGGGTGGTTTTAAAGGCTCACTGGCAGTCTCTAAACCCACTGCCTCTTGCAGCAGTTGAGGTGCCAGTGGTGTTTCCGCAGTGTCTGACATTCTTCGTGTGACTGTGCTCTCACTGGtctctttttcttcaccttcttccttctctttgtctcCCTTCTCCTGTTCACAGGCAccaccttcctcctctttttcctgagAAGCCTCACACACCTTATCTTCCTTGTCTTCAGAGGGTGACTGGGTTGAGTTCTCCTCTCCTGGAGCACCACAAcgcacctcctcctcctccttttctgtaTCTCCTGCATTACTCTTGCAAGGAGTCACTTCTTCCgcctgcttttcctctttttcttcgTTTTCTGATCTGCTGGATCCTCTCCTCGATGGGGGCTTCTCATCCGACGCCgtctgtttctttatttctttgttccctGTTTCTGCTTCCTCCGTCTTGCCCTTATGCCCAAATACCTCGTCCCCATCTTCCTTGGTACCATTTTCTGGAGAGGGAATGATGTTCCCTAAATCTTCCCCGTCTCCATAGTCAGACAGAGATCTTCGGAACTTCCTGGAGGGAGGCCTACGCTTTATTGATCCCCGCGTCCGCACCTTGAAGGCAGGAAAAGCAGACATTGAAGCAGTCACAGAACAGTActggaaagcaggaaagcaCAGTAGAGAGAAATGATGGGGGAAACTTGATTGCTGCGCTGGTTTTCCTGCTCTGCTACTGAGAGGTAGGGTGGAAGAACTACCTGTTGCTGAAAGAGTACTTTATAGGATAAGCAGCTCCCCAAAGTATAACCTCCTTTCCCTCTATAGAGCTGATGCTGAAGATCACTGTCCCACTGTTAACTATGAGTCTGTCCAAGTTAGACTCTAAATCAAAGAAGCTGATTTCATGGTGCAGATGTTGCTGACATTGGTTGGTTCAGCCTCTTCAACTTTTGGCAGTTTGGTGGCTGAGGAAGGAGTCTGCGCTCCAGAGGAAGCTGGTGAATGCAGGTTACAGTTCCTCATTTAAGTGCCGTGGGACACCTGGGCAGACTGTCAGGGCTCCACAAACAGCACCTTAGCTACCTTTGACACTTGCTTTGGCATGACTTTGGCACGTGGCACCATCTCCTCGTGGTGCTCCCTGCCCAGCTATCAGCCACCCAGTTACTGCTGAGCTGAAATAATCGAATCCTTCCACCTTACCCCTTCTCTATAGCCACGGGGCCATGAAAGCTGCTGGAGCCACTGGCCCACAAAACCCTATGGACCGGTAGGTAGAGAGAAGACTCACAGAACAACACC of the Gallus gallus isolate bGalGal1 chromosome 1, bGalGal1.mat.broiler.GRCg7b, whole genome shotgun sequence genome contains:
- the RCSD1 gene encoding capZ-interacting protein isoform X5 is translated as MENRPTETNSEVDKSGSPSVAQLAGKFKEQAASITGKEVPPHKPTRRKPPCSLPLYSNKTETSQNNGQKPSPNACPIPKVKVKSSPMIEKLQVRTRGSIKRRPPSRKFRRSLSDYGDGEDLGNIIPSPENGTKEDGDEVFGHKGKTEEAETGNKEIKKQTASDEKPPSRRGSSRSENEEKEEKQAEEVTPCKSNAGDTEKEEEEVRCGAPGEENSTQSPSEDKEDKVCEASQEKEEEGGACEQEKGDKEKEEGEEKETSESTVTRRMSDTAETPLAPQLLQEAVGLETASEPLKPPVQDQGTE
- the RCSD1 gene encoding capZ-interacting protein isoform X2, with translation MSCPHHNRNRPTETNSEVDKSGSPSVAQLAGKFKEQAASITGKEKPSPNACPIPKVKVKSSPMIEKLQANLAFAPAALLPGASPKSPGLKVMVSPFSTPPSTPSSPGIQPQSSEASETPVSFDKPPEGTQLQCYNKVRTRGSIKRRPPSRKFRRSLSDYGDGEDLGNIIPSPENGTKEDGDEVFGHKGKTEEAETGNKEIKKQTASDEKPPSRRGSSRSENEEKEEKQAEEVTPCKSNAGDTEKEEEEVRCGAPGEENSTQSPSEDKEDKVCEASQEKEEEGGACEQEKGDKEKEEGEEKETSESTVTRRMSDTAETPLAPQLLQEAVGLETASEPLKPPVQDQGTE
- the RCSD1 gene encoding capZ-interacting protein, producing MENRPTETNSEVDKSGSPSVAQLAGKFKEQAASITGKEVPPHKPTRRKPPCSLPLYSNKTETSQNNGQKPSPNACPIPKVKVKSSPMIEKLQANLAFAPAALLPGASPKSPGLKVMVSPFSTPPSTPSSPGIQPQSSEASETPVSFDKPPEGTQLQCYNKVRTRGSIKRRPPSRKFRRSLSDYGDGEDLGNIIPSPENGTKEDGDEVFGHKGKTEEAETGNKEIKKQTASDEKPPSRRGSSRSENEEKEEKQAEEVTPCKSNAGDTEKEEEEVRCGAPGEENSTQSPSEDKEDKVCEASQEKEEEGGACEQEKGDKEKEEGEEKETSESTVTRRMSDTAETPLAPQLLQEAVGLETASEPLKPPVQDQGTE
- the RCSD1 gene encoding capZ-interacting protein isoform X3, translating into MENRPTETNSEVDKSGSPSVAQLAGKFKEQAASITGKEKPSPNACPIPKVKVKSSPMIEKLQANLAFAPAALLPGASPKSPGLKVMVSPFSTPPSTPSSPGIQPQSSEASETPVSFDKPPEGTQLQCYNKVRTRGSIKRRPPSRKFRRSLSDYGDGEDLGNIIPSPENGTKEDGDEVFGHKGKTEEAETGNKEIKKQTASDEKPPSRRGSSRSENEEKEEKQAEEVTPCKSNAGDTEKEEEEVRCGAPGEENSTQSPSEDKEDKVCEASQEKEEEGGACEQEKGDKEKEEGEEKETSESTVTRRMSDTAETPLAPQLLQEAVGLETASEPLKPPVQDQGTE
- the RCSD1 gene encoding capZ-interacting protein isoform X4, whose translation is MSCPHHNRNRPTETNSEVDKSGSPSVAQLAGKFKEQAASITGKEVPPHKPTRRKPPCSLPLYSNKTETSQNNGQKPSPNACPIPKVKVKSSPMIEKLQVRTRGSIKRRPPSRKFRRSLSDYGDGEDLGNIIPSPENGTKEDGDEVFGHKGKTEEAETGNKEIKKQTASDEKPPSRRGSSRSENEEKEEKQAEEVTPCKSNAGDTEKEEEEVRCGAPGEENSTQSPSEDKEDKVCEASQEKEEEGGACEQEKGDKEKEEGEEKETSESTVTRRMSDTAETPLAPQLLQEAVGLETASEPLKPPVQDQGTE
- the RCSD1 gene encoding capZ-interacting protein isoform X1, producing the protein MSCPHHNRNRPTETNSEVDKSGSPSVAQLAGKFKEQAASITGKEVPPHKPTRRKPPCSLPLYSNKTETSQNNGQKPSPNACPIPKVKVKSSPMIEKLQANLAFAPAALLPGASPKSPGLKVMVSPFSTPPSTPSSPGIQPQSSEASETPVSFDKPPEGTQLQCYNKVRTRGSIKRRPPSRKFRRSLSDYGDGEDLGNIIPSPENGTKEDGDEVFGHKGKTEEAETGNKEIKKQTASDEKPPSRRGSSRSENEEKEEKQAEEVTPCKSNAGDTEKEEEEVRCGAPGEENSTQSPSEDKEDKVCEASQEKEEEGGACEQEKGDKEKEEGEEKETSESTVTRRMSDTAETPLAPQLLQEAVGLETASEPLKPPVQDQGTE
- the RCSD1 gene encoding capZ-interacting protein isoform X6 yields the protein MSSHNSSARTCLLTVSPGETHNQKANLAFAPAALLPGASPKSPGLKVMVSPFSTPPSTPSSPGIQPQSSEASETPVSFDKPPEGTQLQCYNKVRTRGSIKRRPPSRKFRRSLSDYGDGEDLGNIIPSPENGTKEDGDEVFGHKGKTEEAETGNKEIKKQTASDEKPPSRRGSSRSENEEKEEKQAEEVTPCKSNAGDTEKEEEEVRCGAPGEENSTQSPSEDKEDKVCEASQEKEEEGGACEQEKGDKEKEEGEEKETSESTVTRRMSDTAETPLAPQLLQEAVGLETASEPLKPPVQDQGTE